One Capricornis sumatraensis isolate serow.1 chromosome 8, serow.2, whole genome shotgun sequence genomic region harbors:
- the JUP gene encoding junction plakoglobin → MEVMNLIEQPIKVTEWQQTYTYDSGIHSGANTCVPSVSSKGLMEEDEACGRQYTLKKTTTYTQSVPPGQGDLEYQMSTTARAKRVREAMCPGVTGEDSSLLLATQVEGQTTNLQRLAEPSQLLKSAIVHLINYQDDAELATRALPELTKLLNDEDPVVVTKAAMIVNQLSKKEASRRALMGSPQLVAAVVRTMQNTSDLDTARCTTSILHNLSHHREGLLAIFKSGGIPALVRMLSSPVESVLFYAITTLHNLLLYQEGAKMAVRLADGLQKMVPLLNKNNPKFLAITTDCLQLLAYGNQESKLIILANGGPQALVQIMRNYSYEKLLWTTSRVLKVLSVCPSNKPAIVEAGGMQALGKHLTSNSPRLVQNCLWTLRNLSDVATKQEGLESVLKILVNQLSVDDVNVLTCATGTLSNLTCNNSKNKTLVTQNSGVEALIHAILRAGDKDDIAEPAVCALRHLTSRHPEAEMAQNSVRLNYGIPAIVKLLNQPNQWPLVKATIGLIRNLALCPANHAPLQEAAVIPRLVQLLVKAHQDAQRHVAAGTQQPYTDGVRMEEIVEGCTGALHILARDPMNRMEIFRLNTIPLFVQLLYSSVENIQRVAAGVLCELAQDKEAADAIDAEGASAPLMELLHSRNEGTATYAAAVLFRISEDKNPDYRKRVSVELTNSLFKHDPAAWEAAQSMIPMNEPYADDMDATYRPMYSSDVPMDPLEMHMDMDGDYPIDTYSDGLRPPYPTADHMLA, encoded by the exons ATGGAGGTGATGAACCTGATCGAACAGCCCATCAAGGTGACCGAGTGGCAGCAGACATATACCTATGACTCTGGCATCCACTCGGGGGCCAACACCTGTGTGCCCTCGGTCAGCAGCAAGGGCCTCATGGAGGAGGACGAGGCCTGCGGGCGCCAGTACACACTCAAGAAGACCACCACCTACACCCAGTCGGTGCCCCCGGGCCAAG GTGACCTGGAGTACCAGATGTCCACGACCGCCAGAGCCAAGCGGGTGCGGGAGGCCATGTGTCCCGGTGTGACAGGAGAGGACAGCTCACTGCTGCTGGCCACCCAGGTGGAGGGGCAGACCACCAACCTGCAGCGGCTGGCCGAGCCATCCCAACTCCTCAAGTCGGCCATCGTGCATCTCATCAACTACCAGGACGACGCTGAGCTGGCCACCCGGGCCCTGCCTGAGCTCACCAAGCTGCTCAATGATGAGGACCCG GTGGTGGTGACCAAGGCAGCCATGATCGTGAACCAGCTGTCGAAGAAGGAGGCGTCTCGGCGGGCGCTGATGGGCTCGCCCCAGCTGGTGGCGGCCGTCGTGCGCACCATGCAGAACACCAGCGACCTGGACACCGCCCGCTGCACCACCAGCATCCTGCACAACCTCTCCCACCACCGCGAGGGGCTGCTTGCCATCTTCAAGTCGGGTGGCATCCCTGCCCTGGTCCGCATGCTCAG CTCCCCTGTGGAGTCGGTCTTGTTCTATGCCATCACCACGCTGCACAACCTGCTGCTCTACCAGGAGGGTGCCAAGATGGCAGTGCGCCTGGCAGATGGGCTGCAGAAGATGGTGCCCCTGCTCAACAAGAACAACCCCAAGTTCCTGGCCATCACCACCGACTGCCTGCAGCTCCTGGCCTATGGCAACCAGGAGAGCAAG CTCATCATCCTGGCCAATGGAGGACCCCAGGCCCTCGTCCAGATCATGCGTAACTACAGTTATGAGAAGCTGCTCTGGACCACCAGCCGCGTGCTCAAAGTGCTGTCCGTGTGTCCCAGCAACAAGCCTGCCATTGTGGAGGCTG GTGGGATGCAGGCCCTGGGCAAGCACCTGACGAGCAACAGCCCCCGCCTCGTGCAGAACTGCCTGTGGACCCTGCGCAACCTCTCGGATGTGGCCACCAAGCAG GAGGGCCTGGAGAGCGTGCTGAAGATTCTGGTGAACCAGCTGAGCGTGGACGATGTCAACGTCCTCACCTGTGCCACGGGCACTCTGTCCAACCTGACGTGCAACAACAGCAAGAACAAGACGCTGGTGACGCAGAACAGTGGTGTGGAGGCGCTCATCCACGCCATCCTGCGTGCGGGCGACAAGGACGACATCGCGGAGCCCGCCGTCTGCGCCCTGCGCCACCTCACCAGCCGCCACCCCGAGGCTGAGATGGCCCAGAACTCCGTGCGTCTCAACTATGGCATCCCGGCCATTGTCAAGCTGCTCAACCAGCCCAACCAGTGGCCACTGGTTAAG GCAACCATTGGCCTGATCAGGAATTTGGCCCTGTGCCCAGCCAACCATGCCCCACTGCAGGAGGCAGCGGTCATTCCCCGCCTTGTCCAACTGCTGGTCAAGGCCCACCAGGATGCCCAGCGCCATGTGGCTGCTGGCACACAGCAGCCCTACACG GATGGCGTGAGGATGGAGGAAATTGTGGAAGGCTGCACTGGAGCCCTGCACATCCTCGCCCGGGATCCCATGAACCGCATGGAGATCTTCCGACTCAACACCATCCCCCTGTTTGTGCAG ctcctctACTCCTCCGTGGAGAACATCCAGCGCGTGGCCGCCGGGGTGCTGTGCGAGCTGGCCCAGGACAAGGAGGCGGCGGACGCCATTGATGCGGAGGGCGCGTCGGCCCCACTCATGGAGCTGCTGCACTCGCGCAATGAGGGCACCg CCACCTACGCCGCTGCCGTCTTGTTCCGCATCTCCGAGGACAAGAACCCAGATTACCGCAAACGGGTGTCTGTGGAGCTCACCAACTCCCTCTTCAAGCACGACCCTGCCGCCTGGGAGGCT GCCCAGAGCATGATCCCCATGAATGAACCCTATGCTGATG ACATGGACGCCACCTACCGCCCCATGTACTCGAGCGACGTGCCCATGGACCCACTGGAGATGCACATGGACATGGATGGGGACTATCCCATTGACACCTACAGCGATGGCCTCAGGCCCCCCTACCCAACTGCAGACCACATGCTGGCCTAG